A region of Brevundimonas sp. NIBR10 DNA encodes the following proteins:
- a CDS encoding aromatic ring-hydroxylating dioxygenase subunit alpha translates to MAMTLDLNRSTTISDDETLLAKVPLRVVDQEKIPSRRYYDKAFFDLEREKLWPHVWQMACRLEEVAEVGDYVEYKILDRSVIVVRTKNGVKAFHNACRHRGLTLVEGAGNCKTKGFVCPFHGWRWNMEGENTFVFGKQIFSEELLDKAELSLVPCRLETWGGHAFINFDDDAPSLLDSLGPVAERLGIRNPDGLKMEWWYATELPTNWKLAMEAFMEGYHTMKTHPQLQDLSAFNPYGPDADGPTLIQKDLDSRGHIDLFTRFLARLSSGMAGMVHSSEVKIAESLAGMDLPEDPMAAYGVFLDRLKTEIHQQGVANGLPIPDLNAADLANPHRTVEFLFPHYFLLPFYGSMSAYRIRPLTPETCLFEIWSLAFLPDDPAREPVKAPIVLPYDSTDFPEIPRQDYENLPRQQRGLHAVGFDYMRLSKDAEGLISNYNRLIDGYLAELDPAKLAKAQHLTNDGFEHPIVDIGF, encoded by the coding sequence ATGGCTATGACCCTGGACCTGAACCGCTCAACGACGATCTCCGATGACGAGACTCTGCTGGCTAAAGTGCCGCTGCGTGTCGTTGATCAGGAGAAGATTCCGTCCCGGCGATACTACGATAAGGCCTTCTTCGATCTCGAACGTGAAAAGCTCTGGCCGCACGTCTGGCAGATGGCGTGCCGGCTCGAGGAGGTGGCTGAGGTCGGGGACTATGTCGAATACAAGATACTTGACCGATCGGTCATCGTGGTCCGCACCAAGAACGGGGTAAAGGCGTTCCACAATGCGTGTCGGCATCGTGGTCTGACGTTGGTCGAGGGCGCGGGCAACTGCAAGACCAAGGGTTTCGTATGCCCCTTCCATGGCTGGCGCTGGAACATGGAAGGCGAGAACACCTTCGTCTTCGGCAAGCAGATCTTTTCCGAGGAGTTGCTGGACAAGGCCGAGTTGAGCTTGGTCCCCTGTCGGCTGGAGACCTGGGGCGGCCACGCCTTCATCAATTTCGACGACGACGCGCCGTCACTGCTCGATTCACTCGGGCCAGTGGCCGAGCGCCTGGGCATCCGCAATCCTGACGGGCTGAAGATGGAATGGTGGTACGCGACCGAGCTCCCCACCAACTGGAAGCTTGCGATGGAGGCCTTCATGGAAGGCTACCACACGATGAAGACCCATCCGCAGCTGCAGGATCTGTCGGCGTTCAATCCGTATGGGCCTGATGCGGACGGCCCGACGCTCATTCAGAAAGACCTGGACTCCCGTGGACATATCGACCTGTTCACGCGCTTCCTCGCGCGGTTGAGCAGCGGGATGGCGGGCATGGTCCATTCGAGTGAGGTCAAGATCGCTGAAAGCCTCGCGGGCATGGACCTGCCCGAAGATCCCATGGCCGCCTACGGGGTGTTCCTCGATCGCCTGAAGACCGAAATTCATCAGCAGGGTGTAGCGAACGGCCTGCCGATACCGGACCTGAACGCCGCCGACCTCGCCAACCCCCACCGGACGGTCGAGTTTCTGTTCCCCCACTATTTCCTTCTGCCCTTCTACGGTTCGATGTCGGCCTATCGCATTCGTCCGCTGACCCCAGAGACCTGCCTCTTCGAAATCTGGTCTCTGGCCTTTCTGCCGGACGATCCTGCGCGTGAACCGGTAAAGGCCCCCATCGTGCTTCCCTACGACAGCACTGATTTCCCGGAGATCCCCCGTCAGGATTACGAAAATCTCCCGCGTCAGCAGCGCGGCCTTCATGCCGTCGGCTTCGACTACATGCGGCTGTCAAAGGATGCGGAGGGGCTGATCAGCAACTACAATCGTCTGATTGACGGTTATCTGGCCGAACTGGATCCCGCGAAACTCGCCAAGGCCCAGCACCTCACCAACGATGGCTTTGAACACCCGATCGTCGACATCGGCTTTTAG
- a CDS encoding TetR/AcrR family transcriptional regulator yields MRILDRSPGSQLSLRTVAKEAGVAAPSLYRQFDDASAMLREVERECWRQLGLEMSAAAEQVQEEPPLSRLQEQLGAYVRYAMQRPSRYQLLFATQLSSDTDVDGPVRPAYRPVVETIESHARSGGKLPTADTASSAILTISLAHGRIALAHLAPARPGNSAPLVEGFIRETLGRLFAD; encoded by the coding sequence ATGCGGATTCTGGATCGATCTCCGGGGAGCCAGCTCAGTCTTCGCACCGTCGCCAAGGAAGCCGGCGTAGCGGCTCCTTCGCTCTATCGGCAGTTCGATGACGCTTCGGCCATGTTGAGGGAGGTGGAGCGCGAATGCTGGCGGCAGCTTGGCCTGGAAATGTCTGCAGCCGCCGAACAGGTCCAGGAGGAGCCGCCGCTTTCGCGCCTGCAGGAACAACTCGGCGCCTATGTCCGGTATGCGATGCAGAGGCCTTCTCGATATCAGCTGCTGTTCGCCACTCAGCTCTCCAGCGATACCGACGTCGATGGGCCAGTAAGGCCCGCCTACCGTCCAGTCGTCGAGACCATCGAAAGTCACGCCCGATCGGGCGGCAAGCTTCCTACAGCGGATACCGCCTCGTCTGCCATCCTGACGATCTCGCTTGCGCATGGCCGTATCGCTTTGGCCCACTTGGCCCCGGCGCGACCGGGCAACTCTGCCCCCTTGGTCGAGGGTTTCATACGCGAGACCCTTGGCCGACTGTTCGCGGACTGA
- a CDS encoding SDR family oxidoreductase has translation MTGRLGRLSGKVAIITGASKGTGAVMARQFVNEGAKVVLVARREAEVLAAAKEAGEGAIGVRADITNEDDIRIMVDRALEAFGQIDILLNNAVIPGQDKFVWEQTLENWNAVISVALTGPMLCAREVLQRSMLERRTGSIINFSSTAGWTGMPRKSHYVTAKAALRALTKVIATEAGEFGIRCNCLVPGGIETDLWKNWGIRMAAEQGISFEDWKTKALSEVPLRTISQPEDIGNLALFLASDESRTITGQSINCDAGGVMVG, from the coding sequence ATGACAGGACGCCTGGGCCGCCTCTCTGGCAAGGTCGCGATCATCACGGGCGCCAGCAAGGGTACGGGCGCCGTCATGGCCAGGCAGTTCGTGAACGAGGGCGCCAAGGTCGTCCTGGTGGCACGACGTGAAGCCGAGGTGCTCGCGGCCGCAAAAGAGGCGGGTGAGGGCGCGATCGGCGTGCGGGCCGACATCACCAACGAGGACGATATCCGCATCATGGTCGACCGGGCGCTCGAGGCGTTCGGACAGATCGATATCCTGCTCAACAACGCCGTCATTCCCGGGCAGGACAAGTTCGTCTGGGAACAGACGCTCGAGAACTGGAACGCTGTGATCAGCGTCGCCCTCACTGGCCCCATGCTGTGTGCGCGAGAGGTCTTGCAGCGCTCGATGTTGGAGCGGCGGACCGGGTCCATCATAAATTTCTCATCGACGGCCGGTTGGACCGGGATGCCGCGCAAGTCCCACTACGTTACGGCCAAGGCGGCCCTGCGCGCGCTTACGAAGGTGATTGCGACCGAGGCCGGCGAGTTCGGAATCCGCTGCAACTGCCTGGTCCCCGGAGGAATCGAGACCGATCTCTGGAAAAACTGGGGCATCCGGATGGCGGCAGAACAGGGCATCAGTTTCGAGGACTGGAAAACCAAGGCCCTTTCCGAGGTGCCGTTGCGCACGATTTCCCAGCCGGAAGACATCGGCAACCTGGCCCTTTTTCTGGCCAGCGATGAAAGCCGGACTATCACCGGACAATCCATTAACTGTGACGCCGGCGGCGTCATGGTGGGCTGA
- a CDS encoding nuclear transport factor 2 family protein, translating into MTSDHSPVEARLQKLEDQLAIYQVVNSYGYAVDGLNAAAVGACYTDDGVYAVGDIGEMKGRETIEAITRDPGHLAYVGAGCAHMSTVPHVLVEGDKAIATCHTMVARHGDDGFFIGRLSASRLELARQSDGAWKIVHRQNNMLDGDPAASRLLGRLKEGPGQ; encoded by the coding sequence ATGACAAGCGATCATTCGCCAGTAGAGGCCCGGCTGCAGAAGCTCGAGGACCAGCTTGCCATCTATCAGGTGGTCAATAGCTATGGCTATGCGGTCGATGGTCTGAATGCCGCAGCTGTCGGGGCCTGCTACACGGATGACGGCGTCTACGCTGTCGGCGACATCGGGGAGATGAAGGGTCGAGAGACCATCGAGGCCATCACGCGTGATCCGGGCCACCTCGCCTATGTCGGTGCCGGCTGCGCGCATATGTCGACCGTGCCGCATGTCCTGGTGGAGGGCGACAAGGCGATCGCCACCTGCCACACAATGGTGGCCAGGCATGGTGACGACGGCTTCTTCATCGGTCGGCTGAGCGCGTCGCGCCTTGAGCTCGCTCGGCAATCGGACGGTGCGTGGAAGATTGTCCATCGCCAGAACAACATGCTGGATGGCGATCCTGCCGCCTCCCGATTGCTCGGCCGCCTGAAGGAGGGCCCGGGGCAATGA
- a CDS encoding Gfo/Idh/MocA family oxidoreductase, whose amino-acid sequence MSAQPPIRVGIVGANAKRGWARDAHIPALRELLGDFVLSAVSARTQVLAEEAREAYGAEAAFGDSLELARSPSIDLVCVVVKVPEHRAVVLAALAAGKHVYCEWPLGCDLAEAQEMAAAVGPESHVMIGLQGLSSPAVRAAIDLVQSGSVGRPLAMRVFSPTAGWGIQAPPHYAYLQDKRNGATLETIAGGHTLAVMEALVGAFVEVDARNSILHSQIDVVGEGAVERTCADHMMVLGRHAGGCVSTLEVAGGVTGKPFRLELDGDAGWIRITGDFVGGFQGGVLTLETSVNDPPPVVATTDLTGPPANLAESYARLASDIRAGQRTVPDFERAVRLSRLLETIDLASTSGHRTTGATT is encoded by the coding sequence ATGAGTGCACAACCGCCGATCCGTGTCGGAATAGTGGGGGCCAACGCGAAGCGGGGCTGGGCGCGTGACGCTCACATCCCCGCGCTCCGAGAACTCTTGGGGGATTTTGTCCTATCGGCGGTCTCGGCCCGGACTCAGGTCTTGGCCGAGGAAGCGCGCGAAGCCTACGGGGCCGAGGCAGCCTTTGGGGATTCACTCGAACTGGCCCGCAGCCCCTCGATCGATCTGGTTTGCGTGGTGGTCAAGGTGCCCGAACATCGCGCCGTCGTCCTCGCGGCCCTGGCGGCAGGCAAGCACGTCTATTGTGAATGGCCTCTGGGTTGCGACCTTGCAGAGGCGCAGGAGATGGCCGCAGCAGTCGGTCCAGAGAGCCATGTGATGATCGGCCTACAGGGCCTCTCGTCTCCCGCGGTGCGCGCGGCGATTGATCTTGTACAGAGCGGCTCCGTCGGGCGTCCGCTGGCGATGCGGGTGTTTTCCCCCACGGCCGGATGGGGCATTCAAGCACCGCCTCACTATGCTTATCTTCAAGACAAGCGAAACGGCGCAACCCTGGAGACCATCGCGGGCGGTCACACCCTGGCGGTGATGGAGGCGCTCGTCGGTGCGTTCGTCGAGGTGGATGCGCGCAACAGCATCCTGCACAGTCAAATCGATGTGGTCGGGGAGGGGGCTGTCGAGCGGACCTGCGCCGATCACATGATGGTCCTGGGGCGTCATGCCGGGGGCTGTGTGTCGACCCTCGAAGTCGCGGGGGGCGTCACCGGAAAGCCCTTCCGGCTGGAGTTGGACGGTGACGCGGGATGGATCCGCATCACCGGGGATTTCGTCGGTGGGTTCCAGGGGGGCGTTCTGACCCTGGAGACCAGCGTGAACGATCCGCCGCCTGTCGTTGCGACTACAGACCTGACCGGGCCGCCGGCGAACCTGGCCGAGAGCTATGCGCGCCTGGCCTCGGACATCCGCGCCGGACAGCGAACAGTCCCCGACTTTGAACGCGCGGTTCGGCTGAGCCGACTGCTTGAGACCATCGACCTAGCATCGACGTCCGGCCACCGGACGACAGGAGCAACGACATGA